The DNA sequence CAATGGTTTCCGTACTGTTTTTGCTGATTGTCTTGGTATAGCGACGGCCGCCCTTGGCACCAATCAGCTCATACTCCAATTCTACGCCGCTGCCTTCGATATAATGGCTGTCGCCCATATAATTCAGCAGGCCCTTCAAATTGTCGCTGTATTTGGCTGGGTTCACACTGACGGCAGAACTCGCTGCCTGCGAAGGAGCCGCTGATGAAGCCGCCGAGGCCGCAGAAGAGGCAGAGCTGCTGGTACCGGAAACCGGCACATCCCCCGGCCCACAGGCCGCACAGGAAAGCACCAGTACTGCAGCTGCCGCAATAATCATTGCTTTTTTCATAATTTCCTCCGGTCATCTGCAAAAATATCTATATAGTAGAAAAACCGCTACCAAGAGCGGTTTTTGGTTCCGCGGTTTAAAAACCGCATTCTGTTTGGTGGACACGAGGGGACTCGAACCCATGACCTCTCGCGTGTGAGGCGAGCGCTCTAACCAGCTGAGCTACGCGTCCATACCTCAACAAAAGATAAGAAAAAGAAAAAAGGAAGATAAAAGTGGTGACCCGGACGGGATTCGAACCCATGAACCCGCCGTGAAAGGGCGGTGTCTTAAACCACTTGACGACCGGGCCATATGGTAGCGGCAATAGGATTTGAACCTATGACACTTCGGGTATGAACCGAATGCTCTAGCCAGCTGAGCTATGCCGCCATACAGCGCCTCACACGCTGCGAAGCGCTTATTATTATAACCGAAAGGACACTGTTTTGTCAAGCCCTTTTCAAAAATATATATTTTCAATGAAAAAAGCAATTCTTTGCGTTTTTTCGCCGCATAGTGTACGCTTACTTGGATTGATTGTTGACCGAATCCTTCAGCAGGACATCATGTGCGCCGCCCTCAACAATGCTGGTGCTGGAAACCAGTGTCAGCTTTGCCTTCTGCTGCAGTTCACGGATGGTCAGTGCACCGCAGTTACACATAGTGGACTTTACTTTATACAACGTTGTCTGCACGTTGTCCTTTAAAGAACCGGCATACGGCACATAAGAATCCACACCTTCCTCGAAGGAAAGCTTCTTTGCACCGCCCTGGTCATAGCGCTGCCAGTTGCGGGCACGGTTGCTGCCCTCGCCCCAGTACTCTTTCATATACTGACCATTGATATTGACCTTATTTGTCGGAGACTCATCAAAGCGGGAGAAATAACGACCCAGCATAACAAAATCAGCGCCCATAGCCAATGCCAGTGTCAGGTGGTGGTCATAAACAATACCGCCGTCCGAGCAAATCGGCACATAGACGCCGGTTTCCTTATAATACTCGTCGCGTGCCTGGGCTACCTCAATGACAGCGGTTGCTTGTCCGCGGCCGATGCCCTTGGTTTCACGGGTAATGCAGATGGAACCGCCGCCGATGCCAATTTTCACAAAGTCCACGCCGGCGTCCGCCAAAAAGCGGAAGCCGTCACCGTCCACGACATTTCCCGCACCAATCTTTACACTGTCGCCATACTGTTCACGTACCCAGGACAGTGTCATCTTCTGCCAGTCACTGTATCCTTCGGAGGAGTCGATGCACAGCACGTCCGCGCCGGCCTCCAGCAAAGCCGGAATGCGTTCTTTGTAGTCGCGGGTGTTAATACCGGCACCCACCATATAGCGCTTCTTGTCGTCCAGCAGCTCGCTTGCATTCTCTTTATGGGCGGAGTAGTCTTTCCGGAAAACAAAATAGTGAAGTCTTCCGTCCTGATCTAGCACCGGCAGTGCATTCAGCTTGTTTTCCCAAATGATGTCGTTGCACTCGGACAGGGTAGCTCCCATCGGTGCGGAGATAACCTTTTCAATCGGTGTCATAAAGGTATGCACCTGCGTTTCCACAGGCATACGGCTGATGCGGTAATCTCTGCTGGTAACAACGCCAAGCAATTTTCCGGTACCAGTACCGTCATCCGTGACCGCCACAGTGGAATGTCCGGTTTTTTTCTTCAGTTCCAAAATATCCGCCAGTGTCTGGTCCGGCTTAATGTTGGAGTCACTGGGAACAAAGCCCGCTTTGTAAGCCTTGACTCTGCCCACCATGGCAGCCTCCGCTTCAATGCTCTGGGAACCGTAAATGAAGGACAGGCCCCCCTCTTTTGCCAGTGCAACCGCCAGTGTATCATTGGAAACGGACTGCATGATGGAAGAAGTCATGGGGATGTTCAAAGTGATATCTGGCTGTTCCCCTTTGCGGAACTTTGTCAGGGGTGTCTTCAGACTCACGTTGTCCGGTGTGCACTCTGAAGAAGAATATCCAGGCACCAGCAGATATTCATTGAAAGTATGGCAGGGTTCTTTGAAGTAAAAGGCCATTTGCTTGCATCCTCCGATTTCAGTTTTAGTTTGATTTTACTTTCTGTCTGCCGCGAAAAAGGCTGATAAAAAGGAAGCTGTTAAAACCGGCATTACGCGGTTTCAAACAGCATTTCATTCGGGCAGTCTCTCTTATAAATTATAGTCCATTATAACACCCGCAAACCCTGTTTTCAACACAAATCCGCCGCGCATCTGTATTTTTCGCTTAATTTTCGCAGAAAACATATCCTCTTTTTCCATCATTCTCTTGTTTTTGCAGGACTGCAGAGATTCTTTTCGTTAGCACTGTACTAATGCGGCAAAGCTGCGGATTCCCTGTTTTCGGCCCGCCATCAAAAAACCGTTCTTGCGCCGTTCTCCCTGTACCTGCAGCATATCACCCAACACGGCTTCTGCCATATAGCTGATATGCACTTTCTTCCACTCCTTATATTGCTCCGGCAAAAAGTCTTCCACAATATCGCCATAAATGGTATTGTTAAGGTGATGATTCATATCCAAATCACTATAACGGACAGGCCTTTCCCCCAGCGGCGGCAGTTCCTCATTGACACGCAGTTTCGTTACCCGCTGTTCCCGCGGCAGAATCGACTGGGGGAATACATGATAATGGAAAAGCGCCTCTTCCGGACGCATGGGGCGGTGTGTGCGGCAGTCCACACCGACACTTGCCTGCAGAATATGCGCAATTTGTTCTTCTCCGCTGTAAAAAGTGAAATCGCGGTACAAATGCACACCTGCTGTGCCCAGTGCCCGTGTGACAATGCGCAGATTCTCGTTCCGAATTGGTCTTCGCTGAACCTCCACCGCATTTTCTGTTATCAGCAGCGCAATGCCGTCGTGGTACATTTTTTCGTACCCAAGCCCGACCGCGTCCATGTGCTCTTCACCGGTTTCCTGTTCCATGCGCAGCAGGCCGGAAAGGTGCATGGTGCTGTCCGCACCTATCTGGTGGCTTTCAACCCGGGCAGTCCGTTCAAAAACCTCTGGTGAAACAGCCGCATTTGCTTCAACATTCATGTACAGTATCCCCTTTCGTTATTTGAAAACAGGACTGTTTGCCGCAGAAATCTCCGCGGATAAACAGCCCTGTTTCAATTTTCAACTCTGTTCTTTACAGGCAGGTGAGTTCTTTATTTCTCCGGCTGAATAACATCAATGCCCATATACGGACGCAGGACTTCCGGCACCGTAACGCTGCCGTCGGCGTTCTGATTCTGTTCGACAATTGCCGGCATAATACGGGACGTTGCTAAACCGGAAGCGTTCAGTGTATGCACAAAGTGCAGCTTGCGGTTTGCATCACGGTACTTAACATTGCCGCGGCGTGCCTGATAATCCCGTGCATTGGAGGCAGAGGAAACTTCCTTGTAAATCCCCATGGAAGGAATCCAAACCTCAATATCATATGTGCGAGCCATGGAGAAGGAGCAGTCCCCTGCTGCTAAACGGCTGACACGATAGTGCAAACCCAGTTCCTGTACCAGGCGTTCGGCCTTACCGACCATTTCCTGAAATGCGGCGTCACTGCCCTCCGGTGTGGCATACTGTACCATTTCCACCTTGTTGAACTGGTGGCCGCGAATCATGCCGCGCTCTTCGCTACGGTAAGAACCGGCCTCTCTGCGGTAGCAGGGTGTATATGCAATGTATTTACGCGGCAGGTCCTTTTCAGAAAGGATCTCATCACGATGCAGGTTAACCAGTGCGGTTTCAGCGGTCGGCAGCATAAATTTCTTTTCGCTGCTGGTCGGGTTCTGAATCCAGTATACTTCATCTGTAAATTTCGGGAACTGGCCCGCTACATAACCACACTCATAATTCAGCATATGCGGCGGCAGAATAAGTTCATACCCGTCAGAAAGATGCTCATTGATAAAGAAGTTAAGAATTGCCCATTCCATGCGTGCGCCCCAGCCGCGGTAAATCCATGCACCGCTGCCAGCAATTTTTGCACCGCGCTGGTAATCAATCATACCCAGGCTTTCGCAAAGGTCTACATGATTTTTCGGCTCAAAATTGAAGACCGGCTTTTCTTTAAAGTAGTGGTCCGGAATATTCTGCTCTTTGCCGCCGGGCTGTACGTCCTCATCCGGCAGGTTAGGCAGGGACAGCATCAGTGTCCGCTGCTTATCATTGATTTCAGAAAGTTTTGCATTGGCTTCTTTCACTTCTCCGGACAGGGCCTTCATCTTTGCGAGGACCTCAGAAGCATCGCCGCCAGCCTTTTTGATTTTTGGGATTTCTTTGCTGACAGCGTTCTGCTCTGCTTTTTTGCTCTCCACTTTGCCGGTTGCTTCACGGCGTTCTTTGTCCACCGCCAAAATCTCATCGACAACGCCGTCCAAATCCATCTGTCGTTTTTTGATTGCCGCTTTGACATAGTCCGGTTTTTCACGGATAAGTTTGATATCAATCATTTTGTTTTCTCCCCCAATATCCCTTTCTTGTCATTTCCTATATGGATTCAAAATTTAGTTTTTATTCAAATTGTTTCAGCAGTGATTTCAGGTCATCTTCACCGTTAAACTCAATATGTAAGACGCCTCTTTTTCGGCTTCCGGTCACTTTTACCCGCCGGCCGAGCTGTTCATGCAAAGAAAGCGCTGCTTCGTCATAAAACGGAATCTGGTGTTTCAGACTGCTGCCTTTCAGCTGTGCGGCGAATTGCTTGGAAAGCTTTTCCAGTTGTCGAACGGTCAGTCCGTCTTTTATACAGCGCAGTGCCATCGGCACCTGCTGCTCCAGTGGAAAGGCCAAAAGAGTACGCGCCTGTCCTGCCGTCAGCCTGCCCTGCTGCAAAAGTTCCTGCACCTGCTGCGGCAGATGCACTAAACGCAGCGCGTTGGCGACCGCCGGTCGAGATTTTCCGACACTGTCTGCCACTTCTTCCTGCGTCATTTCATACTGGTCCATCAAAGATTGATACCCTTCCGCTTCTTCCAGCGGATTCAGGTCTGCGCGCTGTAAATTTTCAATCAGCGCCATTTCCATCACTTGCTGGTCCGTCAGTTCCCGCACCAAAACCGGCACCTGCCGAACACCCGCCATGTGTGCCGCACGCCAGCGGCGTTCCCCCGCGACAATTTGGTAACCGCTTTGGTCCGGCAGCGGCCGTACAAGCAGCGGCTGCAAAATGCCATGTTGCGTGATGGACTCTGCAAGGCCAGCCAGTTCTTCCTCGTCAAATTTTCGCCGCGGCTGGCTGCGGTTTGGTTCCAAGTCATTGATGCTGACCATAATGGAAGAGTCGCCGTCCTCCGTATCATTCTCTGCAAAAATGGCATCCAGCCCCTTGCCGAGGCCCCTTTGTTTAGAGGACAATCTGTTTCACCTCACTCTTTATGCTTATGAATCAGTTCCACTGCCAGCGCATTGTATGCCTTTGCGCCCTTACAGTTACGGTCAAAGTACTGAATGGGCTGTCCAAAGCTTGGTGCCTCACTCAGGCGTACCGTGCGTGGAATAACCGTTTTGAAAACTTCATCTTTAAAATATTTCTTTACTTCATCTACAACCTGCTGGGTTAAGTTCAGCCGGCCATCATACATGGTCAGCAGAACGCCCTCAATTTCCAGCCCGCGGTTATATTGGCGCTTTACTCGACGGACACTGTTTATCAGCTGGCTAAGGCCCTCCAACGCATAGAATTCACACTGAATCGGAATCAGCACACTATCCGCCGCAATCAGCGCATTAGTTGTAATGAAGCCAAGGGACGGCGGGCAGTCAATCAAAATATAGTCATACTGGTCCCTAATGTCGGCCAAAGCACGCTTCAGTATGATTTCCCTGTGGGGCTTGTCCACCAGCTCAATCTCCGCCCCGGACAGGTCCAGTGAACTAGGCAGCAGCGAAAGATTATTAAACTCTGTCTTTAAAATAGCTTTCTGAACAGCAAGGTCCCTTATCAGCACATCATAGACCGAAACCTTCAACTTTCGGCGGTCCACTCCTACTCCGCTGGAGGAGTTCCCCTGTGGGTCCGTATCAACCAGCAGTGTCCGTTTTCCGGCTGCACCAAGGGCAGAAGAAAGGTTGACTGCGGTCGTTGTTTTCCCCACGCCGCCTTTCTGGTTAGAAACAGCAATTATGCGGCTCATTATCCAGCTCCTCCCTTTTTATAATATGCTTTATTATACCACGGAAAGAGGGGTAAATAAAGGGGCGGAAAGTATTATGTTTCACGTGAAACACAACACATAAAAAAAGGGCCTGCCACGGGGCAAACCCTCTTTTTGAAAATGATTGTGGGAAAATGATAAGAAATAGGCTTTTCTTGTAATCTAAAATTTTAATAGAGCGGTTTTAGGCGGGCTGCTTGTCCGTCTGTTTATTTTGTGCCTCATTTTTAGGGATACGCACAACCCATTCCAGATATTTTTCTGTTTCCGTCTGGTAGGTTTCCGCCTGTACACCGGTCTTTTGCAGAGTGGTGACCGCATGCTGAATAGTGTTGCCAAAAATGCGGACATCCTTGGGAACCGGCGTTTGATGCTGCCGATGCTTTGGCTCTTCTTTCAGCATCTTGTTCACTAGTGCGTCTGTCTGCTGCACATTCATGCCGCTGCGCAAAATCATCCCCAGCACCTGTTTTTGCTGCTCGGGGTCTGATAAACGCAGCAACGCGCGCGCATGCCTCTCCGTCAAGTGGTTCTCCACAATACAGGCACGCACATTTGGCGGCAGCTTCAGCAGCCGCAGTTTATTCGCAACGGCGGACTGGCTGCGTCCCAGCCGCTCAGCACATTCTTCCTGCGTAACGTCCCAGACTTCAATGAGTCGCTGAATGCCTTCCGCTTCTTCAAACATGTTGAGGTCCGAACGCTGTAAATTTTCTGTCAGCGCAAAAATAGCACTTTCGCGGTCGCTGCAGCTGGTAATGAGGACCGGTACGTCCTTCATTCCCAAACTTCTGCAGGCACGCAGGCGTCGCTCACCGGCAATCAGTTCATACACACCACCGGACATACGCCGTACGATGATTGGCTGCAACAGGCCATTGGCTGCAATGCTGTCCGCCAGTTCTTTCAGCTCCTGTTCTGCAAAGGTGCGGCGCGGCTGTGCCGGATTTGGACAAATACAATCAATATCCAGCTTTATAATGTGCTGTTGTCCCAGCATGTTTTCACCTCCCTGCTTGTCTACTATCTTAGCACAACGCATTTGTATGAATTTGTAGAAAGGTGATGCAAAGGTTATCTTTCGTTTTTCTATTAAAGGAAGGCAAAAACAGAAAGTGTCATTCACTTCTTTCCTTGTTGAAAACTATGTTGAAAGTTATCAGAAGCCGTGTGCTTCCCATCTTGCTACGGTGGAAAACTATAAGGGATTCTTCTTCATTTTTTTCGTGGTACGTGGATACGATGCAGGACAATGCTTCTCGTGCCGAATTTGCAGGAAGGTTCGTTCACTGCCATCCGGCAGCGTGTACTGCTCCGCACGCTCCAGTTTGCCGCCCAAAACCTGCAGTGCATTCTGTGCATCGGCCAGTTCTTCCTGTGCCGCTGGTCCTTTCCACGCACAGAAACTGCCGCCGACTTTGACCAGCGGCAAACAGTATTCGCACAGGACCGGAAGCGGCGCAACCGCACGCGCAAATGCAAAGTTGTACTGCTCCCGCTGGTCTACATTTTTCCCGGCTTCTTCTGCCCGTGCATGCAGGGAGTTGAAATCCACCTTAATATTTCGGCTGATGTCCTCCAATACACACAGGCGTTTTTGCAGACCGTCCAACAGTGTCAAGCGCATATCCGGCACTGCCAGCTTCAGCGGTATCCCCGGAAAGCCCGCGCCTGTACCAACATCTATACAGCGCTGTCCGGACAGAGAAATCCACTGCAGCGGATATAGGGAATCTAAAAAATGCTTTTGGACGAATGCTTCCGGTTCTGTAATCGCAGTTAAATTGATTTTTGTATTCCATTCCAGCAGCTGTTCCATGTACTGCTGGAATTGACGGCATTGTTCCGCGGAAAGGGAAATACCACAAGCGGCGGCGCCGTCGTTCAGCATGGACTCTATATTCTTCATTTGCTCTGCTCCTTTGTCAGCCAAATCAGCAGAACACTGATATCTGCCGGACTGACACCGGAAATGCGGCTGGCCTGTCCGATATTCGCCGGCTGCACACGGTTCAGCTTTTCCTGTGCCTCACTGCGCAGACCAGTCACTTCGGTGTAATCAAAATGTCTAGGCAGCAGTTTGCCTTCTAGGCGGCGCATTTCGGCAATATCTGCTTTTTGTCTCTTAATGTATCCCGCATACTTCAGTTCAATCTCCGCATTTTCAAAAACGGCAGTTGGATAGTCCGGACGTTCCTTGTCCACCGGCGTCAGCACTTCATAGTTTAACTGCGGACGCTTCAGCAGCTCGGACAGATGTACCCCTGTGTGCACCGGTGATGTTTCACGTGAAACAAGAATCTGATTCAGTGTATCACTCGGCGGAAAAACCGTTTTCTGTGCGCGCTGTATCTCTGCTTTTTTCTGTTCTTCCTTCTGTTGAAATCTCTCCCAGCGGTCATCACTGATTAAGCCAACTTTACGGCCTATGGGTGTCAGGCGTTCATCCGCGTTGTCCTGCCGCAGCACTAACCGGTATTCGCTCCGGCTGGTCATCATGCGGTAAGGATCCGTAACACCTTTGGTCACAAGGTCATCAACCAACGTACCAATGTAGGAACTGGCACGGTCCAAAATCATCGGTTTCCGTTTCTGCACTTTGAGGGCCGCGTTAATGCCCGCTACAATTCCCTGTGCAGCAGCTTCTTCATATCCGGAACTGCCGTTAAACTGTCCCGCTCCGTAAAGGCCGGGTTGATCGTGGAACTCTAAGGTCGCATCCATCTGCAGCGGGTCCACACAATCATACTCGATTGCGTAGGCACAGCGCATAATCTGTACATGTTCCAGCCCTTTTATGGTGTGATAGAACTGCAGCTGTACTTCTTCCGGCAAGCTGGAGCTCATTCCCTGTAAATACATCTCTTCCGTGTTCAGTCCACACGGCTCAATGAACAGCTGGTGACGCGGTTTATCGCGGAACCGCATAATTTTATCCTCAATGCTGGGGCAGTACCGCGGTCCTATGCCTGAAATGCGTCCGCTGTACAGCGGGCTGCGATTGATATTTTTTAGAATGATGTCCTTTGTTTTTTCATTGGTCCAGGAAACATAACACACCGCTCGATTTTTTCCCGGTGTCTGTGTATCATACGAAAAAGGAATCACTGGATTATCTCCTTTTTGTACTTCCAGGTCTGAAAAATCAATACTGCTGCGCAGTACACGGGCCGGTGTTCCGGTCTTGAAACGGTGCAGCTGCAGCCTCAGTTTCTGCAGCGGCTCGCTTAAAAAGCCCGCGGGGAACATACCGTCCGGACCGCTGTCATAGCCAACTTCCCCAACATAAACACGTCCACCCAAAAATGTGCCGGTCGCCAGCACCACTGCCTGCACGGTATACACCGCACCCATGCGTGTGACCAGCTGCCAGCCTTCACCTCTTCGGCGGAGGTCCACCACTTCCGCCTGCTTGAGGTATAAATTCTCCTGCAGCTCCAGCTTATGCTTCATAATTTCGCTGTATTTTCTGCGGTCTATCTGACAGCGCAGGGAATGCACCGCCGGACCTTTGCCGAGGTTCAGCATGCGGCTCTGCAAAAAGCAGGCGTCCGCCGTGCGGCCCATCTCGCCGCCAAGTGCATCAATTTCCCGCACCAAATGTCCTTTTGCTGTTCCGCCGATGCTTGGGTTGCAGGGGCAGTTTCCCACCGCGTCCAGATTGATCGTAAAAACCAGTGTCGAACAGCCCAGCCGAGCACTGGCCAAACCAGCCTCTATGCCGGCGTGGCCGGCACCAACCACCGCCACATCATACAGGCCAGCGTCATACTCATATTCCATGATATCCTCCTGTATCTTAAAAACCCGTATTCAAGCCCATCTTTCGTATAGAAAAACTGCCCCTTATTGTAAAACGGACGGGGCAGTTCTGTCAAACATCTTTTTGCCGCAGAAAGAAATCATTTTCCCACACAGAAATTTTCAAATACTTTGTCAATCACTGCATCTGAAGCACGCTCACCTGTCAGTTCCATCAGGGCGGATACCGCATCCTCCACACAGACGGTCACGGCGTCCAGCGTCATGCCGCCGTGCAGTGCTTCCAGCGCCTCCGTCAGTGCTCCATGTGACTGGCGGACTGCCTCTTTCTGCCGCTGTGTAAACAGCACGCCTGCCGAAGGGTCTATCTTCTGCAGGTGCAGTGCCTTTTTGACGGCCTCCGTCAGCTCCTGGAGACCGCTTCCCTGCAAAGCACTAATATATACCATCTGTTTAAACTTAGTTTTAATATACAATTCGTCTATTTTGCTTTCCATATCACTTTTATTGATAACCGCAATAGCTGGCATATTGCCAATCAAATCCATGAAAGCATGGTCTTCTTCCTGCAGCGGTTCCGAGGAATCAAACACAGCCAGCACCAGCTGTGCGCCCTCCACACGGCTTCGGCTGCGCAGGACACCCAGCTGCTCCACCGGGTCCTCTGTATTCCGCAGGCCGGCCGTATCCGCAAGCCGCAGGGGAACATCCCCCAGTAATACAGTTTCCTCCACAACGTCGCGCGTTGTTCCTGCATAGGATGTGACAATGCTTTTTTCACAGCCGGTTAGCAGGTTCATCAGCGTGCTTTTTCCCACATTTGGCCGGCCGGCAATCACCGTATCGACTCCTTCGCGTAGGATACGTCCGGTATCAAATCCAGCCAGCAGCTGCCGCAGAATGTGGTCCGCGGCCAAAAGGTCCTTTTCCAACTGGCTGTTCTCTACTTCCGGCACGTTCTCTTCCGGAAAATCTGCCCATGCGGCCAGATGAGAAGCGATATCGGTCAATGTATTCTGGACAGAGTGAATGCGCTGATTGAGGCGCCCTTCCTGTCCGGCGCGGGCCGCCTGTGCGGCACCTTTACCCTGTGCAGAAACCATCTCCATAACAGATTCCGCCTGTGTCAAGTCCATCTTTCCATTGAGATAAGCCCTTCGTGTAAATTCTCCCGGTTCCGCCAAACGTGCACCCGCCTGCAGACAGGCATCCAATAGGCGGTGCATGCCATACAGTCCGCCGTGACAGGAAAGTTCCACTACATCTTCACCGGTATAGCTTTTGGGTGCTCGATAATTTGCCGCCACACACTGGTCAAAGCTTCCGTCCCCGTCATGGACAGAACCAAACAGGGAAGTGTACCCCGGAATCTGCGTCAATTTTTTCCCGGAAACGGACGTAAACACACGGTCCGCTATCTGCTGAGCATGGTCGCCGGAAATACGCACAATGCCGATTCCTCCCGGCGCCATCGGTGTACTGATTGCTGCTATGGTATGCAAAACACAAGTTCCTCCTTTGACAAAAAGAGCGGCTGGACTCGGAAAGCCCGCCGCTCCTGTATCATTTCTGATTGGATGCTGTTCTTTTTTAAAAAACAGAAATAAAAATGTACGGAATTATCGCTGCTGTTCGTTGTCCCGGCTGGTATGGCCATGCAGCGGCACCGACGGACACTCTTCCGCCGGGTGGCGGTCCTGCTGTTCCGAAGACGGACGGCCGCTGTTTCTCGGGCCGGACGGGCGATGACGCGAACCATTGCCGTAAGGCTTTCTTCCACCCTGTTGATGTCCGTATCCCGTGTGCCCGCTTCTTCTATGCGGCTGATACCGTTCGCCGCCCTCCGGACCAATCACAACATGGCGGGTCTGGTCCTTGCCCTCACTCCAGCTGATGGCACCAGACACTTCCTGCACCGCCGTGTGAATAATACGGCGTTCATAGGGATTCATCGGCTCCAGGGAGTTGTTGCGGCCAGACTTAACCGCTTTCGCTGCCAGCTTCTTGCCCAACGCCTCCAGCGTTTCCCGACGTTTTTCCCGGTAGCCGCCGATGTCCAGCGTAATGCGATAATAGCTGTCTTCCGATTGATTCGCCACCAAACCCGCCAGGTACTGCAGGGCGTCCAGTGTTTCGCCGCGGTGCCCAATGATAAACCCAATGTCGCCGCCAGAAATGGAAAGCATAGCACCGCCTTCCTCCTTCTGTACATCTATCTGTAACTCCGGCAAACCGATATTGTTCAGGATACTTTCAAGGTAAGAGGCAGCTTTTTCAGCGGGGCCTTCCTCCACAAAAGCACGTACTTTTGCGGGGCTTCCGCCAAAAAGACCCAGTGTTTTTTTCACCGGCATTTCCAGAATTTCAAATTCCGCCTCATCCGGTTCCACACCCAGTTCACGGCACGCCGCCACGCGGGCCGCTTCCACCGTTTCACCGGTTTCAATCGCTTCTCTGCGCATCACACAGTATCCTCCTTTATATGCAAAACCTAGTCAACAGATATAGAGAAATGTGGCTGCGCCCCGACCTCACATCTCCTGGGGAAAAGGGCGCAGAAATGTTACTTTTTCTGGCCCATATAATCCGATTTGCTCTGCGGCTTTAAGGCTCCCTTATTCTTTTTCTGTCCGCCGGATTTTGCCTTTTTCTTGCCGGCTGCCGCATTGTCCACCGCAACCTGGTTATAGTTGCGCACACGGCTCTCCAGCTCCTGCTGAATTTCCGGTTCCAGCGGTTTCATGGCAGCCTCTCGCTGGTTCATCAGCAGAACATGGGAGCCTTCCGCCTCTGCGGTCAGCATCTGCGGAGAATAATACTTCTGCATCATCCACGCACGGACCAGGTTCATAAGGCCGCTGACGGCATAGTACAAGCTCATAGCTGCCGGCAGCGTACAGGTGATATATCCAAAGAACAAAGGCATCAGCACCATGAAAACGGTCATGCAGCCCTGCTGCGGCTGTGCCTGTCCCATTTTTTTCTGGCTGTAAGTCATATAAACCGTTGCAATCATCTGCAGAGCGATACTGGCAAAGGGGAGAATAAACAGCGGTGTCGTAAAAATTGTGCTCCAGAACTGTCCCGCTACTGCTGGTGTCTGCAGCAGATTCAGCCCCAGGAACATAAAGCTGCCGCTGAAAGTGGTCAGTTTCTGCATATCATAGGGGCTGAAAATGTTTGTCAGATAGGGCTGAATCAGGTGGAAGTCCTTCGCAATGTCCAGCTGGCGGTACATACTAGCATAGTTGCCCATCGTGCTGGCCAATGCATCCCCCGGCACACGCTGAATCAAGTCAGCAGCTTTTGACACAGCACCGGCATCCACATGCAGCACGTTGGTCAGCGGGCTGGCGTAGGCCCAGAACATAGCCATAAAGATAAGCATTGGCAGAAGCGTCATCAGGCAGCCGCTTCCCATGCCGCCCATGCCTTCCTTTTCATAAAGCTCCTGCTGTGCTTCCATCAGTTTTGGCTTGTCATTGGCGTAAATTTTCTTCAGTTCCTGCATTTTCTTCTGCATGCGCATACTGCCGGACATTGTTTTCTGCTGTTTGATGTACATGGGAAAACTCAGCAGCTGCAAAATAAC is a window from the Caproicibacterium lactatifermentans genome containing:
- a CDS encoding IMP dehydrogenase, with translation MAFYFKEPCHTFNEYLLVPGYSSSECTPDNVSLKTPLTKFRKGEQPDITLNIPMTSSIMQSVSNDTLAVALAKEGGLSFIYGSQSIEAEAAMVGRVKAYKAGFVPSDSNIKPDQTLADILELKKKTGHSTVAVTDDGTGTGKLLGVVTSRDYRISRMPVETQVHTFMTPIEKVISAPMGATLSECNDIIWENKLNALPVLDQDGRLHYFVFRKDYSAHKENASELLDDKKRYMVGAGINTRDYKERIPALLEAGADVLCIDSSEGYSDWQKMTLSWVREQYGDSVKIGAGNVVDGDGFRFLADAGVDFVKIGIGGGSICITRETKGIGRGQATAVIEVAQARDEYYKETGVYVPICSDGGIVYDHHLTLALAMGADFVMLGRYFSRFDESPTNKVNINGQYMKEYWGEGSNRARNWQRYDQGGAKKLSFEEGVDSYVPYAGSLKDNVQTTLYKVKSTMCNCGALTIRELQQKAKLTLVSSTSIVEGGAHDVLLKDSVNNQSK
- a CDS encoding acyl-[acyl-carrier-protein] thioesterase, whose product is MNVEANAAVSPEVFERTARVESHQIGADSTMHLSGLLRMEQETGEEHMDAVGLGYEKMYHDGIALLITENAVEVQRRPIRNENLRIVTRALGTAGVHLYRDFTFYSGEEQIAHILQASVGVDCRTHRPMRPEEALFHYHVFPQSILPREQRVTKLRVNEELPPLGERPVRYSDLDMNHHLNNTIYGDIVEDFLPEQYKEWKKVHISYMAEAVLGDMLQVQGERRKNGFLMAGRKQGIRSFAALVQC
- the serS gene encoding serine--tRNA ligase; translated protein: MIDIKLIREKPDYVKAAIKKRQMDLDGVVDEILAVDKERREATGKVESKKAEQNAVSKEIPKIKKAGGDASEVLAKMKALSGEVKEANAKLSEINDKQRTLMLSLPNLPDEDVQPGGKEQNIPDHYFKEKPVFNFEPKNHVDLCESLGMIDYQRGAKIAGSGAWIYRGWGARMEWAILNFFINEHLSDGYELILPPHMLNYECGYVAGQFPKFTDEVYWIQNPTSSEKKFMLPTAETALVNLHRDEILSEKDLPRKYIAYTPCYRREAGSYRSEERGMIRGHQFNKVEMVQYATPEGSDAAFQEMVGKAERLVQELGLHYRVSRLAAGDCSFSMARTYDIEVWIPSMGIYKEVSSASNARDYQARRGNVKYRDANRKLHFVHTLNASGLATSRIMPAIVEQNQNADGSVTVPEVLRPYMGIDVIQPEK
- a CDS encoding ParB/RepB/Spo0J family partition protein; the encoded protein is MSSKQRGLGKGLDAIFAENDTEDGDSSIMVSINDLEPNRSQPRRKFDEEELAGLAESITQHGILQPLLVRPLPDQSGYQIVAGERRWRAAHMAGVRQVPVLVRELTDQQVMEMALIENLQRADLNPLEEAEGYQSLMDQYEMTQEEVADSVGKSRPAVANALRLVHLPQQVQELLQQGRLTAGQARTLLAFPLEQQVPMALRCIKDGLTVRQLEKLSKQFAAQLKGSSLKHQIPFYDEAALSLHEQLGRRVKVTGSRKRGVLHIEFNGEDDLKSLLKQFE
- a CDS encoding ParA family protein translates to MSRIIAVSNQKGGVGKTTTAVNLSSALGAAGKRTLLVDTDPQGNSSSGVGVDRRKLKVSVYDVLIRDLAVQKAILKTEFNNLSLLPSSLDLSGAEIELVDKPHREIILKRALADIRDQYDYILIDCPPSLGFITTNALIAADSVLIPIQCEFYALEGLSQLINSVRRVKRQYNRGLEIEGVLLTMYDGRLNLTQQVVDEVKKYFKDEVFKTVIPRTVRLSEAPSFGQPIQYFDRNCKGAKAYNALAVELIHKHKE
- a CDS encoding ParB/RepB/Spo0J family partition protein; protein product: MLGQQHIIKLDIDCICPNPAQPRRTFAEQELKELADSIAANGLLQPIIVRRMSGGVYELIAGERRLRACRSLGMKDVPVLITSCSDRESAIFALTENLQRSDLNMFEEAEGIQRLIEVWDVTQEECAERLGRSQSAVANKLRLLKLPPNVRACIVENHLTERHARALLRLSDPEQQKQVLGMILRSGMNVQQTDALVNKMLKEEPKHRQHQTPVPKDVRIFGNTIQHAVTTLQKTGVQAETYQTETEKYLEWVVRIPKNEAQNKQTDKQPA